tactttcttacttagtattattgtctttttttcagtagaaatatctaaaaattcttaaattaagatgctttttcttgatgagcaaaatgacctaagtaaatgagtctagttttaagacaaattaatatacaatttaagtgaaattgtgctcaaaacaagcaaaatgatctgccaatggggtgaaaaaaaattgtgaaataagatttcttttttcttaaacacttaattcaagtaaaattttctcaccccattggtagtcaaaataccataaaaatgcatgattttatgtaaattaatatgaaaaaagtctcaGCTGTGTTGGGGGCCCCGTCAAGATTCTTTTTATGGGGCCCAAAATCCTTAGCAGCGCCCCTGtttgagggtaccaccccagtgaaagaaaaggtacagttttaaaCCTTTTCTCCGACGGtgaatctcaacataacacaagGGTTAAACAAAATTACATCAATATTTTGCAGGCGTCTCTGAGGGCTATTTTTGTTTAAGAATGTGTTTTGTAGATCAATTAAAACCATAGGCCTTAATTGTTGAACTTAAATAAGAAATATTTAATTTGATGGATAGAAAATTTGCAATAAAATTAAAGTTATGTGTGTTGTATGAAATGGATCATACTGTACAACGCTTTCTCAAATGACATCTGTAATTGTAAGGCCTTGTGTAACTTACACCACAAATTTAACATATCATATTGTCAGTGCAGATTGACACAATGTGAAACTTTCTCCTTTCTAACCTTGTTTCTGTCAGAGTTATAATTTCAGAgactgtttgtgtttgtgttattgTCTAGCCAAAGTCTCTTTGACCTTTTACTACTGTCTTTCAAAGGATGCCAAGCTATCTCCCCTCATTACCAAGggaaatgtgtgtgtgtctgtgtctgtgtgtgtgagagagagagagtaaaacaATGAATAGTAATCAACACTATCAATTGTTTCCTGACTAATTagtggtgtgtttgtgtgtgaagcAAAGCGAGTGGGTTTCTGTTAACAACACATTTAGCTGGTAATGGCtggtgtacatttattttaacttgtTAACTTGTACCTTATACACGTTGAAGTCTTTGCATTGAGGTTGTGTAccctttattttaaattgtgagAGGCATGTATTGATTATGTTTGTAAGCAAGTGGTGTGCTTGGTTGTAAGTGGTTTTCATGCCTTCAGGCCATGCAGCCACACGCACTAAAGAGAAATAAAGCTCAAGATAATCAACTGTCctgctttaattaaaaatgaaaggcAATTAGTTGCCAATTTTATATGTAGGTTTTTCTCACATAGACATTgaagtgtttatttattttttttaattacagcATGTACTCTTTAACATGCCAGAATAAAATCTATAATAATGATTAATTACACTGCAAAGATTTACAACAGCAATCAAGTTACTGCAGGTTAAATATTTAGAAGCAAATCTCCTATATTGTGATATAACACATAAATTACATTGCAATTACATGCACacacgcagacacacacacacaaacgcacagaGACTTGATGTTTTCAGATTACAATCAAGTCACTTTAAAACATCTACAACAAATTATTTCAAAGTTCATTCAGTATTAACATAGTGTTAGACACAGAAGTTAAAAACACAGTTTCCATGCCATGAAATTGCATACAACATTTGTTCATCAAGTCCCTATTATACAAattacacacaaacatacatacatacttcAGAGAGAGAATGTTCATCTAGTTAAGCATGACAAGATATATATCTTATCAGTATAgcctttttttttagtttattagGAGATAACATCAATTCTGGATGAGGTATTCACATGGACTTTGTAAATATAACAGTATGCATTTAAGGATGCCTGACATTGTGGGAATTTCAGTAACAATATCAGCATCATAAACTTTCTGTGCAGCAGTGATGGGCCTTTAATTACTACCGGGCGGTTTGccagacagggcttattctagtcccagactaaaatgcatgtttgagctgcatcgcactgatatatcttaacatatataagtgttattgttttgtctcaaaatgcacaccagtattgtaaGATATGCTtgtaaaactacttaaatgtcctaatataactaaggcctagtcctggattaacctaaacccttTCCGAAAAACTGCCCCTGTGAGGTCATAAAGTAGCAAATAAACTTTGATTACATGGAGAAGATTAATTGATGTCATTTATGGCCTACAATGTCATTGACATCAACATGAAAGAAAATTTACTTTATTTCCACAATACAGATTTCTGGTTTTAAGAGGACGATTCATTAGTTGACATTACTTCAAAAAAGTTTTCTTTGAAATATAACTTGTTACCAAAATAACCAGATAAATTCACCCATATTTTCCCACCCAATCATATTAATTTTCACAATATTTCTACTATAGATATCGACATACAATCCCATTCCATGTTGACTTTAATACTGTAGTAAAAGTTAAGGTTATATATTAACCATTGTGGATTGCTCAAATTTACTACCTTTTCATGTTGTTCGTGGATAAAAACATCCACTTAAATcaaacggctgtaaaaatgtatcagattcatatattttttctttttttgcataaatctccAAAAACTCCATGATTTTAACCAAGTTCATAGGTGATATCATTGATTtgggaaaaacacacaaaatgacagatttttaatataaaaagtaattttggactggattttttactttttcacagtcttgggcatgtcaaaaatttgtaaaaacattggctttgatacatttttttgtttttgtgcaacatcagattttattttgtttttgcctcattgacttccattaaaacattaatttttgattgcagagccatacttttttatcatgcattcttgatttttggtggtttttccttttgcatttttactgttgatcaccatgtggcaccattaacccttttgTAGGCTTGTGCAGAAATGGAGCTTAATTATATAGCATAACTCCATAATAAACGCATattattgtgtgtgtatgtgtgtgtgtgtgcgtatgcatgaaaaaagattttctgtaaaaaatctACTCTGATACTgaaactaatatatttttacagccatttaattaagtggatgttttcatccacgaACAACACAAAAGGGTAGTAAATATGCCCACGGTGCAtttttgagtttttgaaaagcatttcctcaaaatatgtgtcaagaTAAGATTTTTCACCAAAACCCATTCCATTTGCTAAACACAGAGagagttgtggccaaattaagactaaAAAAAACCCTAGTGGATGATATCCCGTAACATCCCGAATAACACATAAGGGTTAACAATAAAATAGCAAAGGGGGGGAAACTGTAACATTGAAAGTGAAAGTTTATCACTTCTACAGTTTTCCCCTTTGTTATTGTATAACCTTAACTGTTTCCTATACAGTATAGTCATagtaaatgttaatgtttttgtatttaacCTTGATCACTGCTGTATAACTTCACAGCAGGTGAACAACATTATCTGCAAATGTGATGTGAAAAGTGTTGTGACTTTTTTAGCATGTATGTATTAGTCGGGGTAGATAAGAAAGCCGCTGAACGTGCTGTATTTGTTGGTGTTTCCTCCGTGCACTTTTCCACCATCCAGCTGCACACACACTTCATCTCCCACATCTAAATGCAGGATCACACTATTAGAGGCGTAGTCATAATTCTGATCCGCGTCCTGGGCGATCGCACTAGCCCTCACCTATTAAAGGGACAAAGAGATGAAAAGGAAAATAGTTATGTTTTATTGTAAGAGCAAATCAATTTGTATTCAATTCAGTATATCCCTATTTATGTCTAAAATCATAACTCCTTATAAAATACTGAATATGCTCATTTTAGATACCTTTACATCCCCAAATTTCGCAGGCACAAACACAAACAGTCTCTAGCTTTGTGCCTGATTTCCTTTCTTAATACCCCATGGCATAGTATAGACGGAAAGATAAGAGACAAACCAAGGTCCAAGAGAATCAGGATTATTGATCTGTGCTTATGTGTTGCTTATAATTTATTGAAGAGGCCACTATAGTTGTACACCACTTGCATACCTGTACACATGCATacatataaacatacacacaTTGCTACTTGGCTATCCTAATGGAGACAGACTTTTTATATCCAAGTAAACGTATACATTTCTTTACctgcatatatattttttagagGATTCATGTTAAACACTCAATACTTTGTGAAACTTCAAAACCTAAGTTGTCTTGTACTGAtaatgcattaatttttaaattaataaagacagtccttccagaaaaatgcagagttttttgtgattgttgcaggcaaaaatccttgatcttgcggcacattttcttaaaaaatgcgatggaacaTGCAATGGATATGTGATGgacatttatgcaattttatgtgaTGAAATTGCGGTAACTTGGAAAAATTGAGAAAAAAAGCTTTTCGTTGATGTTCACGTCGCATaattacgtcacttcataacgttctcATGGCAACAGGGTACATACTGTGCTTGTGTGacgtaaatgcaacatttttcagctttttgctaataTATGTTACTTTTTGCTATGAAAATGCGAGGATTATGAAAtaatgcaagccccgcatattttgcacacggaaatctgcaatttacgTGCCAAAACTGcggcatattttaaaaaaatgcgaCAGCCTCATAAATATGCAGATTTTGGCtgatgcattgaatcatgcgatcgcataatcacgtttttctggagggaccgTTAAGAAAAGATAACTAACGCTATTAAACCAGTCACtagtataaaaatgttttcagtcCAATATAAAATATTCATTAATGCTTCCACTACCCACTAAACATTAGACGTCTGATGGACGTGTGTCCATCGGTCCAAGACCAATTCTGGACGTCTACATGACGTGCAAACTAGGTCCGCTATTTGAACTTCTAACGAGGAACGACTGACTAGGTAACTTTATTTTTGACGTCTAAGACATGTGCCAAAAATGGACATTTGTGCACAGAGCCTAGATGCGgtataaaaaaattgatttcaGTTTCATGTAGAAAAGACATCCACAATGATGCCACAATGGCGTCACGGTGCTTACCTTCAGAGGACCAAAATTGGACATGGAAAAACGATGTGCAAAAGTGGGAGTTTAAATTTGATGTAGGAAAGACATCCACAACAACCACATTTGGAATACAATTAACCCTTTTACATAGGTTCAGTGAACATCAATACTGGATGTTCGGTAGACGTTGAAAAAAGGCGTAGTCTGGCGTCACAGAATGCacctttaggaaaccaaaattGGACGTGCAAAAAAGACATGCAAAAGATGTTGTTTCAACGTCACTTTGCACAGTGGGATTATCACATATGTAATTAATATCTGCTACCGTATAGGTTATCGatgtaaaaaatcattttcCAAATAAGTAACCACGTATTTACATCTCCTCTCCACTTGATCGACATTTTGTTGTGTGCTTCCTAATTCTTCTCACATCTCCCCTCATTAATTATCCCTGCCTTCCCCTCATCTTTCTTTTGCCACCACCTCTTCACCCGTATCTGTTCTTCCCTTGCACCATCTATCCATCTTTTTCTCCTGGAATTGCAATAAAATGCAGGTCACGCGCGTCTCCACCACGCGTCTCGTGTTGGCGCGTGTCCCTGTCCAGTCTAAATCGGATTGATTAACGGCGTGAGGTGGCAGCTCCCGCGGGAGGTCTAGGGCTGTGTCGGGTCCTCGCTTGCTCAGTAATTGCCCAGCACAGCAGCTCGGCTGTTGCTCCTAATGGGGCCCACTCCTCAATAACTTCACTGTATCACAATAAACGGAGCCTCGAACCGACCAGCGGTTAAATGGAGTCAGCGAGTATTAACTGGGTATGTGGGAAATAGAGAGAGATAGGCTACATGGTCACAAATGTCTAAACGAGGACATGGATGTTGTATTTTATTGAATGTGCGCTGTGCTTTTCCCTGGTGATTTGAACGGCCATATTAGATCAGATTAaatggcagatatttttacacaaAACCATACAGATCGTTTCTGGCAGAGAAACATGATCACATTGGAAGCattatatttaaacaaattcaAGAGCTGAATAACACAAGCTAAAAAAATGTCTGAAGGTAAATGTAATACATACGCATAGACAAATACTGCCACTATAGTGTGAAGTGCCACTGTTCTTTATTTTATTAGACTTTTATGAAAGCCAATAAAATAAATTACACATGGCATGGACTACAAATGTTTGTATTATTTGTTTTCCCCGAAAgactgcatttatttattttaagctgTGACTTTGTTCAGCAATTTGTCAAAGCAGAATAAATCACAAgaacatctatctatctgtccgtcAGTCAGTCAAAGTAAATAAGAACGTATATGTATATCTACCTACTGAACATATATATGAAGAGATAAACATGGAATTATTGTTGACAGGGGTGCAGTCAATATTGAGAGGggtttattttgattattttgcCCGAACTTTGTTGCAAAATGTCAAGTGAAGctgtaaaaatttaatttaagtttatttcgTAACACTATTGTAGCAtttatggctatattcatgtcAAGAACTGGTTAATCTACACATAAGTTAATCTATACATACATTGAGAAAggacaatttggtatctccacTTCACCTAACCTGCAAGTCTTTGGACTGTGGAAGGAAACCAGCAATCCTAACTAATGGCAaattgtatgtattttacgaggtggctaatttgtattaatttgtacgCCTATATCCGTACagttttgtatgatttgcttcGCCACTGGAggggtttttgtttttatgataatcgtaaaACGAGTCACttcgtacactgtaaaaaaatccgtagaaattacaatgttattgcagctgggttgccggtaatttaccgtagatttaaatttatgttatttactggcaagagtttgttcaaagttaaatacattttaaatattaacaagtctttatcttttcagactaaaactatacaataacagcctcatgcaaagcattctgggaaccagaaatcatcatcaacctttttctgttttttgcttcagatttcgtttcccagaacgttttgcttaatgctgtttttttagttttactctgtaaagacaaagacttgtaaatgttaaatgttcattcaactttgaacaaaatgttgacagtaaataacatacatttaaatctacgataaattaccggcaacccagctgcaatttctactgatttttttttacagtgtacgaattcatatgaattagcagcctggtctcactgttaatatgTTGTATTAATAtgtaactttcaaaaacacaaaacttattttctgtaaaaaataaaatgttagtcCTGTCAACAAAAACAATTTATAATTATACAATATGCCGGAAAAAATAATATAAGCATAAGGAAATAAGTACAACAGTCCAGCCATAATTCACAAAGATTTCCATGCAGCAACTCCACCTCTTTCTTCCTTATTTTTCCAGTGCTTCTTCAAGGCTAAAGGACTCTGGTGTGTTTTTCATTATGTGTCCTTATTTAAAACCTGTACTTGAGAATCTAAGTGCCTTTTGTGCAACAGGTTCATATATGTGTGTTTTGATTGTACTCCTCAGAATGGGCCTGTTCATAAAAACACATTGACGGTAATCTCAGAGTTTGTATCGATATTCAAAGGGCATTAAAAGTACAGGAAATCATAGTTAAACTAAAAAACCAAAGGCAGAGacacatgcaaacacatgcAAACAGCCTATCAAGGTAGTGTGGGATGACAAGATTAACtatattaatgaattaattgGAGGATGTAAACTCATTAGTGTGGTATAATTGACAGGATGTTCTAACAAGTTGTCTATATCACATTATAATTAATGTTGTGTTGCTCTAACAAGATGATGGAGCGCAGAGAGAGGGGGCTGGTGAGTTAAAAATGGACAGAGAGTAAAATGGTAGTCGTACAGCAGGATGACAACAGATGTGTTAACATAGCCAAGAATCAGTGATTGAATTCATTAATTCAGTTTTTAATGAGAAACAAATTGGCCGGGTATTTTGCTTGAGTGACATCAATTTGCGTAGTGTTGAGGTTCCTCCTGGAGCCCTTATGATGCTGTTTTCATTTCTTGTTCATCCGCATGCAAGATTCCTGCCATTAAAAGCCATATAAGCTTCATGCCAGCTGTATTAATAAGtgacattttacaaaaaatattcagaaccttgtaaaaataaatatttctcaGTATTACACTGTAGCCACTGTAGCAGTACGCATTAAAAAGTCCTTACAtggggtactaatatgcactcttttttgaaagggtatcgCCCCAgtaacaaataaaacttaaaatgtatgtaagttaattaaacttaaaaatattagttttttgTCGTGTcgaaattttaaggcaaccaggtaacttttttttacagtgatagaGCACAGTTTGCAGATTTATAGCTCAAGTCTATTATTCATAATACTGTATACATGTTCCTACAGCTCAACTGGTATGGTTCACTAAGTCATTTGTTCAATTCCCGGGAAATACTGAATTGTTCAAATTTAAACCATGAGTTACTTGAAATGTCaaccaaatgcattaatgtactgtaaataatAAATGCGTACATACTATCAGCTGAACATTATTTGACCTGCGATACAGTCAGTAGCTCTTTCTCAGTCTCACACACACTTTTGCTCACACCTTCTCACTTTTTTTGCTCATCTATCTTACTTTCGCTGATCTGATGCTGTCTGTGTCTCTGGCCTCGCAGTAACACTTTCCCTCGACCTCTCTGTCGGCTTTCCTCTGATTAGCCATCCATCTTCCTCTCCTCTGTTCATCTCTCTATCATCCTACACCATGTTACTGTCTAGTATTGCACCCACTTATGTTCAGTTCTTTCCCTGTAGCTCTTATTCtcacttttgtttaaaataataacaaaaaaactgaaatgatgaaataataaaataagtatttttttaaattaaccaAGATAGCAGGATTTACATATGGTTTTAGCCTATATCTAGAAAAAACTAAACTATAAAGACCAAAAAATCCTTTGAAAGAGGATGATCTGCTTATGTTTGTGAAAATGCTTTGAGAGGACCTTGAGATGGGTTAAATAATTTAGCTAAGGGGGGAGATAATTAATGAGGGTTGAGATAGACATTTGGCAGAGAGTGGCtcggtgtgtgtttgtgtgccaCAGGTGGAAAAGAGGGAATCTCATCTTAAAAACATGAATGATTTAGCAAGCGAGAAGATCACTGGAATGACAATATATGCAATACAGCATGCCATACACTGCGCTCCTACGCTCCTCATCTTTTTACTTTCCGTATCTCGTCCTCCACTTAATGGAGGCTGTGTTGAATATCCGAGCAGTCTGGTTCTGATCCACAGCACTTAAGCTATTGTATAATCGgcactaaaacatttttgtgtatGAGTAGGGGTAGAGATTTAGCTTCTCATTGGACAGACTGACTAATGTTTTATCAGTTTATCAGAATTCATACAATTTATTAATTGGTGTGACCAATGAGACACATCTTGTCCTTGATATTACTGCCAATTTATCCAAATCCAACACATTTTTATTGCACAGTGGATGCAacagtttaaaacattaatCCATTGATATTTGTTTTTTATCTAGTGTTACTGTACAGTAGCGGCTCGTGagtgctcatccgaggggctcaaattcaaaataagtgtttgtagtgtcatgtgtgttgcttacgttttcaaaatatgtgtttaatgcgtcatgtgaaccatttgcatcacatgttttgtcaaaataagggcctgctgcacacgcgtcaaaaccgtttatgataaaagagacgctgaCGTTCACAAAATAATACTCAAAAGACACTAAAGGGCTTGTTATTGTTGTGCGTAGATTCTAGGCATAGCCGCGTCGGCGTAGATTCCGTGTCgggtttcatttatacttttgcgtcgtcgtccgcatcgacgtgcaaacacacgtgtatccacgcgtgtaaccacagtagcagcacgaccgtcaaagaagaagaagcttaacaagttaacccacaaacgaagaagaaacagcaacttgtgtaTGATTTAAGAAGATGAGCAATGATgattcatctttgttttcaccgtcgcaaacggaaatacctatgacgcattttttttacctgactgGAGGGGTTCTgttggaccaatcacagcgcttgcggtccgcgtagatctgacgcactgtaaaaaattttgcGAGGCACATGAcaggctacgcacaggctatggatagcctacgccgtagaacttacgcatgactataaatcgggcttaacTTGACACTAAACTCCGATttcgcatgagattatgcgagtatctgccaaatgcgagtgtctcttttatcataaaccctttagacacatctgcagcaggcacttattttgacaaaacacgtgattgATCACTTGACGTgcagaacagatattttgatataaggagccacacacatgatgggctacatacatgttgtgacgaacttcgcaacGAGCGCCCTTGAAAAAAGTTGTTACTGGCCGCCACTGCATTGTTAACATTTACACCAATGATTCAAGCAGTGAAAAATCAAATGAACAGAAATATTTAGTAATATCctgtattattttgtgtatcATTCGCCCTCTTCGCGCTttcaaatcacccacaatcctatgtgCGCAGCCCCAAAAGCACACCCTTTCTCTGACGTAATGATGCAATGActtgcacttgctagcctgttccctttacgtgttctccgaatgctaaagaggagcctcgcctagctTCTGAAGGAAGTGATTTGGAAAGAcgagtcctgccaaggaagtatccttgataTTGAGAAACATCTAAAGTCTCATTATGAGAttgggagcatcaaagtttgatttaattcattGATTTCGATGTCTGACATGGTCTTACTAATAAATCCcagaaaatgactttagctgtgtTTTCACACTGGGTCATATTTGCCATCAAAATTTACAGCTTCACTTATTCTCGTCCAGGGAAACTCTTTAGATCACAAATCTGCAAATCCATCATATAAAGAAAAGACATGGGCATCATTGGCAGgtgttctgttattttaatggtAGAGTAATGAAGGGAAGCTGTCAGTACAATACTACAGACTGATTAAAGGGGTTTCATTATTTCCTGTCAGATAAATCTGTCAAAGAGCTGTAAGCTCCGGGGAACCGTGTGTGTGCGCGAGAGACGGATATACTGTATGCAAAAACATACTATAAGGGAAATTTTTTCATATCTCTTTAGATAATCCCCGATTTCTGTTCCACTACTAAAACTCAAAACTGAGCGCTTGAGTTGAGAGCGCCTGAATCCCAGATCCATGTCATGTTTCACCAGATGGAGAGGTTTTTTCTCTCGTTACTTTTTCATTTATTCTTCATTCACAGGTCCTGTGAGAACTGCTTCCAGCTGTTGCATTTCGTTCCACTtgagaaacatacaaaaaatgtgttgtgtGTCTATGCCTatttgtatgtgctttaattgGATTTAGCCTATCACACTTCCGACATGAAAATTAATATAAAGTGTTTTTTGTTGAACAAacataaatatgtttaaaacaaGACACACTTAAATcacatttaaacatatttttatagaTTCTGACAAAACTGCATAAACCAAGTTTTCTACATTTAAATggttttacatattttgttccccacacatttcttttttttatggcAAGGCCTCAAGTGATAGGCTGAGAAAATGACTACTGAATAATTTAGGAGCCGTCTTACAGGAACCTATTTGAATTTTAAACGCATTCCTTAATCCTACCTCAGTAAATCTAATCTTTGTTTAATATTTCAGTCATGTCAatcatatttaatataattCATTCACTTCCAAGCTACTCTATGTAACATCCAAAAACTTAGTTAGCAAACTCTAACTCACATGCACAGATATCTTACCTGTCCGTTTTTCTTCAAGTCTGCCCACATACTAGTTCCATCCCCTCCTTTCATAAGCACATGATAGGTGAAGAAGTAGATCCCAGGAAGAGGGCAGGTAAACTTTCCTGTGGTCTGCTCATAGTAGTTCCCTACATTTGTGACCACATCGTCAAACTTTAGTATCTCATTTCCTTCATGTTGCTTGCGCAGACCAGCATAGAAGGCTATTTTGGGGCTGTAGAATGATGGGATGTATCCTCCCGGGCCTGGACCTGGAGGTCCAGGAGGACCTGGTTTTCCTGGTTCTCCAGGGGGCCCACGTGGGCCTGGTGGCCCTTGGCTGCCACGAAAGCCTGACTTGCCTCCCCCTCTGCGTCCAGGTATGTCATGAGGGGGAGGGGAAACAGGTGTTAATTCATTGGTGGGTGTCA
This Paramisgurnus dabryanus chromosome 7, PD_genome_1.1, whole genome shotgun sequence DNA region includes the following protein-coding sequences:
- the c1ql4b gene encoding complement C1q-like protein 4, which codes for MVLVLLVAIPLLVHSTKLGGSGGGGTHYEMLGSCKMVCDSLTPTNELTPVSPPPHDIPGRRGGGKSGFRGSQGPPGPRGPPGEPGKPGPPGPPGPGPGGYIPSFYSPKIAFYAGLRKQHEGNEILKFDDVVTNVGNYYEQTTGKFTCPLPGIYFFTYHVLMKGGDGTSMWADLKKNGQVRASAIAQDADQNYDYASNSVILHLDVGDEVCVQLDGGKVHGGNTNKYSTFSGFLIYPD